One Acetobacterium sp. KB-1 DNA segment encodes these proteins:
- a CDS encoding helix-turn-helix domain-containing protein, giving the protein MTLFSKRIEELISESGETVASLAEIGGINRTTLQRIKSGERLPTPEFFSNLGRALRLSPVEQDELAQLLEIARVGETVSYSRRQIFDLIEMISELTEYKIPFSKEVNRKTGDRENQPATASIGICSDPMAVLNLIESSINQELFFAAQPDLKLCIPHTESKVYDYIFQQMMGNKKKLNLADVLGFRQQAAADKPDQALAALHHLIALSLLENINYRSCYYYFSPESPANTPVTALFPYFILTSERVITISADFNQAVLYQDAAIIDVYRTEFDHLVAKSQTFIEESTDLFEVYTMEQIRQLKHVVEPLPCFAYYMNRELLEANMNKDFPYYQTLLEVAVNHFGNIQRENPSIINVFSLKNLEQFMQDGRLNFPDEVYHVVKPADRLYLVRLVRDDLANNRRSYYAIDEKQIFMNGSTEFSNEQNLIRVILHYRKNNQLVFKVFEIYEPNVVAAFDDFFTNMTNSEYVLPKEQTLAELDRLMQLCKV; this is encoded by the coding sequence ATGACCTTATTTAGCAAAAGAATTGAAGAACTGATTAGCGAGAGCGGTGAAACCGTTGCGTCCCTGGCCGAAATTGGCGGCATCAATCGCACCACTCTGCAACGAATCAAATCCGGCGAGCGCCTGCCAACCCCAGAGTTTTTCAGCAATCTGGGCCGGGCTTTACGGCTTTCACCGGTTGAGCAGGATGAACTCGCCCAACTGCTGGAAATCGCCCGGGTCGGGGAGACCGTCTCTTACAGCCGTCGCCAGATCTTTGATCTGATTGAAATGATTTCTGAACTCACCGAATATAAGATTCCCTTTTCAAAAGAAGTCAACCGGAAAACCGGCGACCGGGAAAACCAGCCGGCCACCGCGTCCATCGGCATCTGCTCCGATCCCATGGCGGTTTTGAATCTGATTGAAAGCAGCATCAATCAGGAACTTTTTTTCGCCGCCCAACCAGACCTGAAACTGTGCATTCCCCATACTGAAAGCAAGGTGTACGATTACATTTTTCAGCAGATGATGGGCAATAAGAAAAAACTGAACCTCGCGGATGTGTTGGGTTTCCGTCAACAGGCAGCGGCCGACAAACCAGACCAGGCATTGGCGGCGCTTCATCATCTGATCGCCCTGTCCCTACTGGAAAATATCAACTATCGTTCCTGTTATTATTATTTTTCGCCAGAAAGTCCAGCCAACACGCCAGTAACAGCGCTGTTTCCGTATTTTATCCTGACTTCCGAACGGGTCATCACCATTTCAGCTGATTTTAATCAGGCGGTATTATATCAGGATGCGGCCATCATTGACGTGTATCGCACCGAGTTTGATCACCTGGTTGCCAAATCCCAAACCTTTATTGAAGAAAGCACTGATTTGTTTGAGGTCTATACCATGGAACAGATTCGCCAGTTAAAGCATGTGGTCGAGCCCTTGCCCTGTTTTGCCTACTACATGAACCGGGAATTATTGGAAGCAAATATGAATAAAGATTTTCCCTATTATCAAACGCTGCTGGAGGTGGCTGTCAATCATTTTGGCAATATTCAGCGGGAAAACCCCAGCATCATCAATGTGTTTTCGCTAAAAAATCTTGAACAGTTTATGCAGGATGGACGCTTGAACTTTCCTGATGAAGTCTATCATGTTGTCAAACCCGCTGATCGCTTATACCTGGTCCGGTTGGTTCGCGATGATCTGGCCAACAATCGTCGCTCTTATTATGCCATCGATGAAAAGCAGATCTTTATGAATGGCTCCACCGAATTTTCCAATGAGCAGAATCTGATTCGCGTAATTTTACACTACCGCAAAAATAATCAGCTGGTTTTTAAAGTCTTTGAAATTTATGAGCCCAATGTGGTTGCCGCCTTTGATGACTTTTTTACCAATATGACGAACAGCGAGTATGTTTTACCAAAGGAGCAAACCCTGGCCGAACTGGATCGCCTCATGCAGCTGTGTAAAGTGTAG
- a CDS encoding C-GCAxxG-C-C family protein, producing MNNEKKQLVNDYAIENFKNGLNCAESVYDALIRAGVLDVPKETVAMCTGFGGGIGLCGETCGALSAAVMANSAVHGRKDPWSIDSDVRGAEVGKKYYRRYNNLVREFKEANGCTTCRNICEPFDDWHGKDRRVHCMKLIGATAQLAYHYLQIPQEEAFEMPYGEKMGATIQK from the coding sequence ATGAATAATGAAAAAAAACAATTAGTCAACGATTATGCGATCGAAAATTTCAAAAATGGCTTGAATTGCGCCGAAAGCGTCTACGATGCTTTGATTCGCGCCGGTGTTCTGGATGTTCCTAAAGAAACCGTCGCTATGTGTACCGGCTTTGGCGGGGGAATTGGGCTTTGCGGTGAAACCTGCGGTGCTTTGTCGGCGGCAGTGATGGCAAACAGTGCCGTCCATGGCAGAAAAGATCCCTGGAGTATCGATTCCGATGTTCGAGGCGCCGAAGTCGGAAAAAAATATTACCGTCGTTATAACAATCTTGTCCGGGAGTTTAAAGAAGCTAACGGATGTACAACCTGTCGTAATATCTGTGAGCCTTTTGATGATTGGCATGGAAAAGACAGACGGGTGCATTGTATGAAATTGATTGGTGCAACCGCCCAGTTAGCTTATCACTATCTACAAATTCCACAGGAGGAGGCCTTCGAAATGCCTTACGGTGAAAAAATGGGTGCAACAATACAGAAATAA
- a CDS encoding transporter substrate-binding domain-containing protein has translation MIMKKVLSALFILCLVFTLAACSSSTEKKDTATTDGSLDAVVKAGVLRVGVKEDVPNFGLRNTATGEIEGFEIDIVKLLAKEILGDENAYELTPVTAKTRGPLLDNGEVDLVIATFTITDERKLTYNFSTPYYEDAVGLLVKKDAGYKGLADMNGAAIGVAQSATSKEAVQKVADELGITVSFSEYATYPEIKAALDSGRVNAFCVDGSILGGYVDDSTMILPDRFAPQQYGVTSKLDSLALTEAVDGYINGWLEDGTIEGLIAKWGLNY, from the coding sequence ATGATTATGAAAAAGGTACTCTCTGCTCTGTTTATTTTATGCCTGGTGTTTACCTTGGCAGCTTGTTCATCTTCGACTGAAAAAAAGGATACTGCTACCACTGATGGCAGTCTCGATGCAGTTGTTAAAGCAGGTGTTTTAAGAGTCGGTGTTAAAGAAGACGTTCCCAACTTCGGTCTTCGCAATACCGCTACCGGTGAAATCGAGGGTTTTGAAATTGATATTGTCAAACTTCTGGCAAAAGAAATTCTTGGCGATGAAAATGCTTATGAATTAACTCCAGTAACCGCTAAAACCCGGGGGCCATTGCTTGACAATGGTGAAGTTGATCTCGTTATTGCGACATTTACGATAACTGATGAACGAAAATTAACTTATAACTTCTCTACTCCCTACTACGAAGATGCGGTTGGCCTGTTAGTCAAAAAAGATGCTGGTTACAAAGGTCTTGCGGACATGAATGGCGCAGCAATCGGTGTTGCTCAAAGCGCAACATCAAAAGAAGCCGTTCAAAAAGTAGCGGACGAACTCGGTATTACTGTATCTTTCTCTGAATATGCGACCTATCCAGAAATCAAGGCGGCATTAGACTCCGGACGTGTCAATGCCTTCTGTGTTGATGGATCAATCCTTGGTGGATACGTTGATGACTCAACCATGATTTTACCAGATCGATTCGCACCTCAACAGTATGGTGTTACATCAAAACTTGACAGCCTAGCTCTGACAGAAGCTGTTGACGGATACATCAATGGCTGGCTTGAAGATGGTACCATTGAAGGCCTAATCGCAAAATGGGGACTTAACTATTAA
- a CDS encoding amino acid ABC transporter permease, whose translation MKSSNPFALWRWEKMFGEWQMFGEGFLRTIEVAALALVLALVLGVIFGVISTSNNKIMRGLARVYVEFFQNTPLVIQVFFMYNGLAIAGLRLSVFVIGVLGVGIYHGAYVSEVVKTGITSISVGQVEAAKSQGFTYIQYMRFIILPQTIKIVLPPLTNQAVNLIKNTSVLAMISGFDLMYMADSWASSSLDYGPSYVFAGFLYFMLCFPLATWARKYEERLKNKDTTHIPFDPSEEAVTC comes from the coding sequence ATGAAAAGTTCTAATCCTTTTGCCTTATGGCGTTGGGAGAAGATGTTTGGAGAATGGCAAATGTTTGGCGAAGGGTTTCTGCGAACAATTGAGGTCGCAGCCCTCGCCTTAGTCCTTGCTCTTGTTCTGGGTGTTATTTTTGGCGTTATCTCAACTTCAAACAATAAAATAATGCGGGGACTAGCAAGGGTTTATGTTGAGTTCTTTCAAAATACTCCTCTGGTTATACAGGTTTTCTTTATGTACAATGGTCTGGCAATTGCCGGACTACGGCTAAGTGTGTTTGTAATTGGTGTTTTAGGGGTGGGTATTTATCATGGTGCTTATGTTTCTGAGGTTGTTAAAACCGGAATTACCTCAATCTCAGTAGGACAAGTTGAAGCTGCAAAGTCTCAGGGGTTTACTTATATCCAATATATGCGTTTTATTATTCTACCTCAGACCATCAAAATCGTCCTCCCTCCGCTCACAAATCAGGCTGTCAATCTGATTAAAAACACGTCAGTACTGGCGATGATATCAGGTTTTGATCTCATGTATATGGCTGATTCCTGGGCATCATCCAGTCTTGACTATGGTCCATCCTATGTATTTGCCGGTTTCTTATATTTTATGCTCTGTTTCCCATTGGCAACTTGGGCAAGAAAATACGAAGAACGCCTCAAAAACAAGGATACTACACACATTCCTTTTGATCCAAGTGAGGAGGCGGTAACATGCTAG
- a CDS encoding winged helix-turn-helix transcriptional regulator → MSKLNPNEKLIVEYLMKNEKIVNKEASSLTGLSPAQVRRVFVSLQKKQVIEGIGKSRARHYQLTKPEILKYR, encoded by the coding sequence ATGAGCAAATTAAACCCGAATGAAAAACTAATCGTCGAATATTTGATGAAAAATGAAAAAATAGTCAATAAAGAGGCAAGTTCATTAACCGGGTTATCTCCGGCTCAGGTAAGGCGGGTGTTTGTCTCATTACAGAAAAAACAAGTTATCGAAGGCATTGGAAAAAGCAGAGCTAGACATTATCAATTGACTAAGCCGGAGATTTTAAAATATCGTTAA
- a CDS encoding amino acid ABC transporter permease: MLEVFSNVFTPSNVEFLAKGMVLTLTLSVSVVIISILFGTILALLRTYEKRFLGKLAGVYIEMFRNTPLLLWILVCCFMIPYGTIVIRGGLALTLYTSAVIAEIVRGGLNSVAEGQFEAAKSQGFTLIQTLIFIVLPQCFKSIIPSLLSQVITTVKDTSFLQVVAIPEYTRSGFVVMGRYTTTPEVFMIFSVLAVGYFVICFSLSCVVRGYQKRTEIVR, from the coding sequence ATGCTAGAAGTTTTTTCAAATGTATTTACGCCTTCAAACGTCGAGTTTTTAGCGAAGGGAATGGTGTTAACATTAACGCTTTCTGTATCAGTTGTTATTATCTCGATTCTTTTCGGCACCATATTGGCGTTGCTCCGAACCTATGAAAAACGATTTTTGGGTAAGTTAGCCGGAGTCTATATTGAAATGTTTCGAAATACACCGCTACTCCTCTGGATTCTGGTGTGCTGTTTTATGATTCCATATGGTACCATTGTCATTCGTGGCGGGTTGGCATTGACATTATATACTTCAGCAGTCATTGCTGAAATCGTCCGTGGTGGTTTAAATTCAGTCGCCGAAGGGCAATTTGAAGCGGCCAAGTCCCAGGGCTTTACGCTAATTCAAACATTGATATTTATTGTTCTCCCTCAATGTTTTAAAAGTATTATTCCCTCTCTGTTATCGCAAGTTATTACGACTGTCAAAGATACGTCATTTTTACAGGTCGTTGCGATTCCTGAATATACCCGTAGTGGTTTTGTTGTTATGGGACGATATACCACAACACCGGAGGTCTTTATGATCTTTTCGGTACTAGCAGTTGGTTATTTTGTGATTTGTTTCAGCCTTTCTTGTGTCGTCCGCGGCTATCAAAAAAGAACTGAAATCGTTCGGTAA
- a CDS encoding ATP-binding protein: MQDCYYRMNAPCCNHEYSVTRWMGKSKGKRTIDAIDDKEYSGNIIMLLKEGISFVKNNSQKAWKIQGAKRIEFIDYPEDAVREALVNALIHRDYNIIGAEIHIDIYDVRMEIVSPGGMYDGKNIQEVDINRISSIRRNLVLADIFNRLDYMERRGSGLKRIKESFDDENRVEFFSNQSNFFVKMKKQRVDESDDFDDERKRADNEQIKPE, from the coding sequence ATGCAGGATTGTTATTATCGGATGAATGCACCTTGTTGCAATCACGAATATTCTGTTACCCGATGGATGGGAAAAAGCAAGGGCAAGCGGACAATTGATGCGATTGATGATAAGGAATATAGTGGCAACATCATCATGCTTTTAAAAGAAGGTATTTCTTTTGTGAAAAATAATTCTCAAAAAGCATGGAAGATTCAAGGTGCCAAACGCATCGAATTTATTGATTATCCGGAAGATGCAGTAAGAGAAGCGTTGGTTAATGCATTGATTCACCGGGATTATAATATTATCGGAGCAGAAATCCATATTGATATCTATGATGTTCGCATGGAAATTGTGTCGCCAGGTGGCATGTATGACGGGAAAAACATTCAGGAAGTTGACATTAACAGAATCTCATCGATTCGACGAAATCTCGTTTTAGCTGATATATTTAATCGCCTGGATTATATGGAACGACGGGGAAGTGGGTTAAAGCGAATTAAAGAATCGTTTGATGATGAAAATCGGGTAGAATTTTTTTCAAATCAATCCAATTTCTTTGTGAAAATGAAAAAACAAAGAGTTGATGAGAGCGATGATTTTGATGATGAGCGGAAACGAGCGGATAATGAGCAAATTAAACCCGAATGA
- a CDS encoding cold-shock protein, which translates to MKGIVQKYNTDKGYGFIRMDNGTNLFFHITDVTNAAFVSPGDAVEFDTEMRSKGLAAKNIVLHGNNRPAFISFGDINLKISNIKDYGLGHDIGEEEYEEDVHFTAGEKVISGLFGIGLLAGGSFDGFSLLDTSDRKVKQKRPVKIKYLYVTTFQNDNYRFYKRDVSFDINQKYQELCDRLT; encoded by the coding sequence ATGAAAGGAATCGTACAAAAATATAACACAGACAAAGGATATGGTTTTATCCGTATGGACAATGGCACAAACTTATTTTTTCATATAACAGACGTCACAAATGCGGCATTTGTTTCCCCAGGTGATGCTGTTGAGTTTGATACTGAAATGCGTTCTAAAGGGTTGGCTGCTAAAAATATTGTATTACATGGAAATAACAGGCCAGCATTTATTTCGTTTGGTGATATAAATTTAAAGATCAGCAATATCAAAGATTATGGTCTTGGCCATGATATTGGAGAAGAAGAATATGAGGAAGATGTCCATTTTACGGCGGGTGAAAAAGTAATTTCTGGGTTATTTGGAATTGGTTTATTGGCTGGTGGTTCTTTTGATGGCTTTTCTCTACTTGATACTTCAGATCGAAAAGTTAAACAAAAACGACCTGTAAAGATAAAATACCTTTATGTAACAACATTTCAAAATGATAACTATCGATTCTATAAAAGAGATGTTTCGTTTGATATCAATCAGAAATATCAGGAATTATGTGATCGATTAACTTAA
- a CDS encoding type I restriction endonuclease, whose protein sequence is MSLSETFTEAFLEEAAIEILTTLGYTYAFGPDISPEGELPERQDHREVILKERVRGALFRINRDLPPEALDEAYRQIITVNSPMLVENNRHFHRLLTERM, encoded by the coding sequence ATGAGTTTATCCGAAACATTCACCGAGGCCTTTCTGGAAGAGGCCGCCATTGAAATACTCACCACGCTGGGCTACACTTATGCCTTTGGCCCGGATATTTCCCCGGAGGGCGAGCTCCCGGAGCGTCAGGATCACCGCGAGGTCATCCTGAAAGAGCGGGTCCGGGGTGCGCTCTTTCGCATTAACCGAGATTTGCCTCCGGAAGCCCTAGACGAGGCCTACCGCCAGATCATCACCGTTAACAGCCCGATGCTTGTCGAAAACAACCGCCATTTTCATCGACTCTTAACCGAAAGGATGTAG